The following proteins come from a genomic window of Lolium rigidum isolate FL_2022 chromosome 5, APGP_CSIRO_Lrig_0.1, whole genome shotgun sequence:
- the LOC124657225 gene encoding uncharacterized protein LOC124657225, translated as MPAPRITAPQNGDGRFGILTVRDRIRELPLRTVCCSAGSPPRAKRRCFQNKGVPEGLEALKAATADMFRPLRLNLSDMRSLNTVYDLEDYQIGMIFGAFVGCVCCYQLWRAAPAIFVDAALGYIIYKLSVVSSELHQLRKSNSLITRLEFGVILFMVLKDFRNKYVLLDAVRLPLFFLYLGAFMFDVAGLKKYGRRILISFINLLKMRGGIKEIFRIMWYPGYVSPYDDSFGQR; from the exons ATGCCGGCGCCTAGAATAACGGCACCTCAGAACGGAGATGGCCGCTTCGGCATCCTTACAGTTCGTGACAGGATCAGGGAGCTTCCCCTGAGGACAGTG TGTTGCTCTGCCGGTTCTCCTCCTCGGGCGAAGCGGCGCTGCTTCCAGAATAAGGGAGTACCTGAGGGGTTGGAGGCGTTGAAGGCGGCCACCGCCGACATGTTCCGGCCCCTGCGCCTCAACCTTTCTGACATGCGCTCTCTCAACACAGTTTATGACCTCGAAGACTACCAGATTGGCATGATCTTCG GTGCTTTTGTTGGATGCGTTTGCTGTTACCAACTCTGGAGGGCAGCCCCTGCCATCTTTGTTGATGCTGCCCTTGGCTACATCATATACAAGCTTAGTGTTGTGTCCTCGGAGCTGCATCAGCTGCGCAAATCCAACAGTTTAATCACCCGACTAGAATTCG GGGTCATACTTTTCATGGTCCTCAAGGATTTCAGAAATAAATATGTACTTCTTGATGCTGTTAG GTTGCCACTTTTCTTTCTGTACCTTGGTGCATTCATGTTTGACGTGGCGGGATTGAAGAAGTATGGGAGGCGTATTCTGATTTCTTTTATTAATCTACTGAAAATGAGAGGCGGAATAAAAGAAATATTCAGGATCATGTGGTATCCTGGATACGTTTCTCCTTATGATGACTCATTTGGCCAGAGATAA